A section of the Humulus lupulus chromosome 2, drHumLupu1.1, whole genome shotgun sequence genome encodes:
- the LOC133819756 gene encoding purple acid phosphatase 23-like isoform X2 translates to MKDSTLWIHLSIVLMVTMVTKAHIPTTLEGPFEPVTQRFDSSLRRGSDDLPMDHPRLKKNVTTNFPEQIAIALSSPTSMWVSWVTGDAQIGLNVTPIDPSLVASEVWYGKRSGKYTNVQKGVSTVYSQLYPFEGLLNYTSGIIHHVKLEGLEPGTKYFYKCGDSSFPALSEEHMFETLPKPSSDAYPHRIAVVGDLGLTSNTTTTIDHLVQNNPSMILMVGDLSYANQYRTTGGKGAPCFSCAFPDAPIRETYQPRWDGWGRFMEPLISRIPMMVIEGNHEIEPQVSGITFKSYQTRFAVPSEESGSKSNFYYSFDAGGVHFVMLGAYVDYNATGAQYAWLKKDLDNVDRSVTPWLVAAWHPPWYNSYASHYQEFDCMRQEMEELLYQYSVDIVFSGHVHAYERMNRVFNYTLDPCGPVYITVGDGGNIEKVDVDYADDPGKCPSASDNVPEFGGVCHLNFTSGPAKGKFCWDKQPEWSAFRESSFGHGILEVVNSTYALWTWHRNQDIYKENSRGDQIYIVRQPELCSKSSR, encoded by the exons ATGAAGGACTCCACTTTATGGATTCACCTAAGCATCGTTTTGATGGTAACAATGGTGACTAAAGCCCATATTCCCACCACTTTAGAAGGCCCATTTGAGCCCGTTACTCAACGGTTTGATTCATCACTTCGGAGGGGTAGTGATGATTTGCCCATGGATCATCCCAGGTTGAAGAAAAATGTCACCACAAATTTCCCAGAACAGATTGCTATCGCATTGTCTTCTCCAACTTCCATGTGGGTTTCTTGGGTTACTG GGGATGCACAGATTGGTTTGAATGTGACACCTATTGATCCTTCGTTGGTTGCCAGTGAAGTGTGGTATggcaaaagaagtggcaagtatACAAATGTACAGAAAGGGGTTTCCACTGTTTACAGTCAattgtatccatttgaaggactACTAAATTATACCTCTGGGATCATTCACCATGTCAAACTTGAgg GTCTTGAACCGGGAACCAAATATTTTTACAAGTGTGGGGATAGCTCTTTTCCAGCTTTGAGTGAAGAGCACATGTTTGAAACTTTACCAAAGCCTAGCTCAGATGCATATCCTCACCGGATAGCTGTTGTTGGAGATTTGGGACTGACCAGCAATACTACCACAACCATTGATCATTTGGTTCAAAACAATCCCTCAATGATCTTAATGGTGGGAGACCTTAGTTATGCCAATCAGTATCGTACAACTGGCGGCAAAGGAGCACCATGCTTCTCATGTGCATTTCCAGACGCACCTATTCGAGAGACATATCAACCCCGCTGGGATGGGTGGGGAAG GTTCATGGAGCCTTTAATTTCAAGAATTCCTATGATGGTCATCGAAGGAAACCATGAGATTGAACCTCAAGTTTCTGGAATCACTTTCAAGTCATATCAAACTAGATTTGCAGTCCCCTCAGAAGAGAGTGGCTCTAAAAGCAACTTTTACTACTCTTTCGATGCTGGAGGAGTACATTTTGTCATGTTAGGAGCATATGTTGACTACAATGCCACTG GTGCTCAGTATGCTTGGTTAAAGAAAGATCTAGATAACGTGGATCGGTCTGTGACCCCATGGCTGGTAGCCGCATGGCATCCACCTTGGTACAACAGTTATGCTTCTCACTATCAGGAGTTTGATTGCATGAGGCAGGAAATGGAAGAACTTCTATATCAGTATAGCGTCGATATAGTTTTCTCGGGTCAT GTGCATGCTTATGAGAGAATGAACAGAGTTTTTAACTATACTTTGGATCCATGTGGCCCTGTTTACATAACTGTTGGAGATGGTGGAAACATTGAGAAAGTTGATGTTGACTATGCTGATGACCCCGGGAAATGTCCATCAGCAAGCGATAATGTACCGGAATTTGGAGGTGTATGTCACTTGAACTTTACTTCAGGTCCAGCCAAAGGCAAGTTCTGTTGGGACAAACAGCCGGAATGGAGTGCTTTCAGAGAGAGCAGCTTTGGTCATGGAATACTTGAG GTAGTAAATTCTACATATGCATTATGGACTTGGCATAGAAATCAAGATATATATAAGGAAAACAGTCGTGGTGATCAAATATACATTGTTCGACAGCCTGAATTGTGCTCTAAATCATCAAGA TGA
- the LOC133819756 gene encoding purple acid phosphatase 23-like isoform X1 — translation MKDSTLWIHLSIVLMVTMVTKAHIPTTLEGPFEPVTQRFDSSLRRGSDDLPMDHPRLKKNVTTNFPEQIAIALSSPTSMWVSWVTGDAQIGLNVTPIDPSLVASEVWYGKRSGKYTNVQKGVSTVYSQLYPFEGLLNYTSGIIHHVKLEGLEPGTKYFYKCGDSSFPALSEEHMFETLPKPSSDAYPHRIAVVGDLGLTSNTTTTIDHLVQNNPSMILMVGDLSYANQYRTTGGKGAPCFSCAFPDAPIRETYQPRWDGWGRFMEPLISRIPMMVIEGNHEIEPQVSGITFKSYQTRFAVPSEESGSKSNFYYSFDAGGVHFVMLGAYVDYNATGAQYAWLKKDLDNVDRSVTPWLVAAWHPPWYNSYASHYQEFDCMRQEMEELLYQYSVDIVFSGHVHAYERMNRVFNYTLDPCGPVYITVGDGGNIEKVDVDYADDPGKCPSASDNVPEFGGVCHLNFTSGPAKGKFCWDKQPEWSAFRESSFGHGILEVVNSTYALWTWHRNQDIYKENSRGDQIYIVRQPELCSKSSRPPLTNSLPTLSVNCCHSLWISLLAILSIHISHALVMENLFSF, via the exons ATGAAGGACTCCACTTTATGGATTCACCTAAGCATCGTTTTGATGGTAACAATGGTGACTAAAGCCCATATTCCCACCACTTTAGAAGGCCCATTTGAGCCCGTTACTCAACGGTTTGATTCATCACTTCGGAGGGGTAGTGATGATTTGCCCATGGATCATCCCAGGTTGAAGAAAAATGTCACCACAAATTTCCCAGAACAGATTGCTATCGCATTGTCTTCTCCAACTTCCATGTGGGTTTCTTGGGTTACTG GGGATGCACAGATTGGTTTGAATGTGACACCTATTGATCCTTCGTTGGTTGCCAGTGAAGTGTGGTATggcaaaagaagtggcaagtatACAAATGTACAGAAAGGGGTTTCCACTGTTTACAGTCAattgtatccatttgaaggactACTAAATTATACCTCTGGGATCATTCACCATGTCAAACTTGAgg GTCTTGAACCGGGAACCAAATATTTTTACAAGTGTGGGGATAGCTCTTTTCCAGCTTTGAGTGAAGAGCACATGTTTGAAACTTTACCAAAGCCTAGCTCAGATGCATATCCTCACCGGATAGCTGTTGTTGGAGATTTGGGACTGACCAGCAATACTACCACAACCATTGATCATTTGGTTCAAAACAATCCCTCAATGATCTTAATGGTGGGAGACCTTAGTTATGCCAATCAGTATCGTACAACTGGCGGCAAAGGAGCACCATGCTTCTCATGTGCATTTCCAGACGCACCTATTCGAGAGACATATCAACCCCGCTGGGATGGGTGGGGAAG GTTCATGGAGCCTTTAATTTCAAGAATTCCTATGATGGTCATCGAAGGAAACCATGAGATTGAACCTCAAGTTTCTGGAATCACTTTCAAGTCATATCAAACTAGATTTGCAGTCCCCTCAGAAGAGAGTGGCTCTAAAAGCAACTTTTACTACTCTTTCGATGCTGGAGGAGTACATTTTGTCATGTTAGGAGCATATGTTGACTACAATGCCACTG GTGCTCAGTATGCTTGGTTAAAGAAAGATCTAGATAACGTGGATCGGTCTGTGACCCCATGGCTGGTAGCCGCATGGCATCCACCTTGGTACAACAGTTATGCTTCTCACTATCAGGAGTTTGATTGCATGAGGCAGGAAATGGAAGAACTTCTATATCAGTATAGCGTCGATATAGTTTTCTCGGGTCAT GTGCATGCTTATGAGAGAATGAACAGAGTTTTTAACTATACTTTGGATCCATGTGGCCCTGTTTACATAACTGTTGGAGATGGTGGAAACATTGAGAAAGTTGATGTTGACTATGCTGATGACCCCGGGAAATGTCCATCAGCAAGCGATAATGTACCGGAATTTGGAGGTGTATGTCACTTGAACTTTACTTCAGGTCCAGCCAAAGGCAAGTTCTGTTGGGACAAACAGCCGGAATGGAGTGCTTTCAGAGAGAGCAGCTTTGGTCATGGAATACTTGAG GTAGTAAATTCTACATATGCATTATGGACTTGGCATAGAAATCAAGATATATATAAGGAAAACAGTCGTGGTGATCAAATATACATTGTTCGACAGCCTGAATTGTGCTCTAAATCATCAAGA CCCCCATTGACTAACTCATTACCTACATTGTCTGTGAATTGCTGTCATTCTCTG TGGATTTCTCTCCTTGCCATTCTTAGTATTCATATTTCTCATGCCCTCGTTATGGAAAATCTATTTTCCTTTtga
- the LOC133819755 gene encoding G-type lectin S-receptor-like serine/threonine-protein kinase At4g27290 isoform X2 encodes MQEEKTTRVFLFRTTLAVTDRLGPLQFLRDGTTLVSSEGTFELGFFTPGSSKNRYLGIWYRNIPGSTVVWVANRCKPINDSSGSLTINNTGNLELLGQNKSVVWSTSSLKQAREPLAQLLDNGNFVLRDEKDENTENYLWQSFDYPGDTFLSGMKFGWDLKRGLNRRWSSWKSLNDPCYGDFTYGIEYDSQHRTYPEPILWKGSAKFYRTGPWNGLRYSGCPELRPNPLYDYKFVYSDDEVYYSYTLKNKSVITRVVINQTASARQRLTWIEIEKIWKPYFSGPRDQCDNYGQCGANAECIMTESPICRCLKGFKPKSLQDWNSMDWSEGCVRSSPLSCHDQGKDGFLKFSGWKLPDAQHTWVNKSMNLRECRAKCLSNCSCTAYTNSDIRGEGSGCVVWFGDLYDIRQFPSGGQDLFVRMSASEIGKARADLKVKRTVIIIAILIGLACGMILIGFYICKWRTFYERNVIISGNKGQEEDLDLPLFDLQKISTATSNFSEDNKLGQGGFGPVYRGVLEGGQEIAVKRLSMWSGQGVDEFKNEVKLIAKLQHRNLVKIVGCCIHDDEKLLIYEYMPNKSLDYFIFDQSQGRQLKWPKRFQITCGIAKGLLYLHHDSRLRIIHRDLKASNVLLDKEMDPKISDFGLARSFGGDQLEGNTKKVVGTYGYMAPEYAFGGLFSIKSDVFSFGILMLEIISGKKSRGFYYKNNGTTLIGYAWTLMKEGNAVEFIDKCLKDSYDSMKEILRCIHIGLLCVQQSPIDRPNMSSVVMMLCGGESVLPQPKPPGYFAHTDLWENHSSSSKLLPSCTFDINITDVEAR; translated from the exons ATGCAAGAGGAAAAAACAACAAG AGTTTTTCTGTTTAGAACAACTTTAGCTGTAACTGATAGGCTTGGACCGTTGCAATTTCTGAGAGATGGCACAACTTTGGTTTCAAGTGAAGGAACTTTTGAACTGGGATTCTTTACCCCAGGCAGTTCAAAGAACCGTTACCTGGGAATTTGGTATCGAAACATCCCCGGTTCAACTGTGGTTTGGGTTGCAAACCGGTGTAAACCGATCAACGATTCCTCTGGATCGTTGACAATAAACAACACCGGAAATCTTGAGCTTTTGGGACAGAATAAGAGTGTGGTTTGGTCTACAAGCTCGTTGAAACAAGCCCGGGAACCATTGGCTCAACTCTTGGATAATGGTAACTTTGTTCTGAGAGATGAGAAAGATGAGAATACAGAGAACTATTTGTGGCAAAGTTTTGATTACCCTGGTGATACATTCTTGTCTGGAATGAAATTTGGATGGGACTTGAAGAGAGGTCTTAATAGGCGGTGGTCATCATGGAAAAGTTTGAATGATCCCTGTTATGGAGATTTCACTTATGGGATTGAATACGATTCACAACACCGTACGTACCCTGAACCAATACTTTGGAAAGGATCTGCAAAATTTTATCGAACTGGGCCATGGAATGGCCTGCGTTACAGTGGTTGTCCTGAGTTGAGACCAAACCCGCTTTACGATTACAAGTTTGTTTACAGTGATGATGAAGTTTACTACTCTTACACCCTCAAGAATAAGTCTGTGATCACAAGAGTTGTCATCAACCAAACGGCAAGTGCTCGTCAGCGTTTGACATGGATTGAAATTGAGAAAATTTGGAAGCCTTACTTTTCAGGCCCTAGAGACCAGTGTGACAACTATGGCCAATGTGGGGCAAATGCGGAGTGTATAATGACAGAGAGTCCAATATGTCGATGTTTAAAAGGTTTTAAGCCTAAGTCTCTACAGGATTGGAATTCGATGGACTGGTCTGAAGGGTGTGTAAGAAGTAGTCCACTGAGTTGCCATGATCAAGGGAAAGATGGCTTTTTGAAATTTTCTGGTTGGAAATTGCCGGATGCTCAACATACATGGGTGAACAAGAGTATGAATCTACGGGAATGTAGGGCTAAATGCCTCAGCAACTGTTCCTGCACGGCTTATACAAACTCAGATATCAGAGGAGAAGGCAGTGGCTGCGTCGTCTGGTTTGGAGATCTTTATGATATTAGACAATTTCCTTCCGGCGGACAAGATCTATTTGTTCGAATGTCAGCTTCAGAAATAG GAAAAGCAAGAGCTGATCTTAAGGTGAAGAGAACAGTGATAATTATAGCTATTCTGATTGGATTAGCTTGTGGGATGATTTTAATTGGCTTTTACATTTGCAAGTGGAGAACATTTTATG AGAGAAATGTTATTATAAGTGGAAATAAAGGCCAAGAAGAAGACTTGGATCTCCCATTGTTCGACCTACAAAAAATTAGTACTGCCACTAGTAACTTTTCAGAGGACAATAAGCTTGGACAAGGTGGTTTTGGACCTGTATATAGA GGTGTGCTGGAGGGAGGGCAAGAAATTGCTGTGAAGAGACTATCAATGTGGTCTGGACAAGGAGTCGATGAGTTCAAAAATGAAGTTAAACTAATTGCCAAGCTTCAACATCGAAATCTAGTCAAAATAGTTGGTTGTTGCATTCATGACGACGAGAAACTATTGATTTATGAGTATATGCCCAACAAAAGCCTTGACTATTTCATTTTTG ATCAAAGTCAAGGAAGACAATTAAAATGGCCTAAGCGCTTTCAAATTACATGTGGAATTGCTAAGGGCCTTTTGTATCTCCATCATGATTCTAGGTTGAGGATTATACATCGAGATCTTAAAGCTAGTAACGTGTTACTTGATAAAGAGATGGATCCAAAAATTTCAGACTTTGGCTTGGCTAGAAGTTTTGGGGGAGACCAACTAGAAGGAAATACAAAGAAAGTAGTTGGAACTTA TGGTTATATGGCACCAGAATATGCTTTTGGTGGCTTATTCTCAATAAAATCTGACGTATTTAGCTTTGGCATATTGATGTTGGAGATCATAAGCGGAAAGAAAAGTAGAGGCTTTTATTACAAAAACAATGGCACAACCCTCATTGGATAT GCATGGACTTTGATGAAGGAAGGCAATGCAGTTGAATTTATTGACAAGTGCTTAAAGGATTCATACGATAGCATGAAAGAAATATTGCGTTGTATTCACATTGGTCTCTTATGTGTGCAACAAAGCCCTATTGATAGGCCTAATATGTCATCTGTTGTTATGATGTTGTGTGGTGGTGAGAGTGTTCTGCCTCAGCCCAAACCACCAGGCTATTTCGCCCATACCGATTTGTGGGAAAATCATTCCTCCTCTAGTAAGCTTCTACCATCTTGCACATTTGATATAAACATAACAGATGTAGAAGCGCGATAA
- the LOC133819755 gene encoding G-type lectin S-receptor-like serine/threonine-protein kinase At4g27290 isoform X1 — MGFTSFLFIFVVFRVFLFRTTLAVTDRLGPLQFLRDGTTLVSSEGTFELGFFTPGSSKNRYLGIWYRNIPGSTVVWVANRCKPINDSSGSLTINNTGNLELLGQNKSVVWSTSSLKQAREPLAQLLDNGNFVLRDEKDENTENYLWQSFDYPGDTFLSGMKFGWDLKRGLNRRWSSWKSLNDPCYGDFTYGIEYDSQHRTYPEPILWKGSAKFYRTGPWNGLRYSGCPELRPNPLYDYKFVYSDDEVYYSYTLKNKSVITRVVINQTASARQRLTWIEIEKIWKPYFSGPRDQCDNYGQCGANAECIMTESPICRCLKGFKPKSLQDWNSMDWSEGCVRSSPLSCHDQGKDGFLKFSGWKLPDAQHTWVNKSMNLRECRAKCLSNCSCTAYTNSDIRGEGSGCVVWFGDLYDIRQFPSGGQDLFVRMSASEIGKARADLKVKRTVIIIAILIGLACGMILIGFYICKWRTFYERNVIISGNKGQEEDLDLPLFDLQKISTATSNFSEDNKLGQGGFGPVYRGVLEGGQEIAVKRLSMWSGQGVDEFKNEVKLIAKLQHRNLVKIVGCCIHDDEKLLIYEYMPNKSLDYFIFDQSQGRQLKWPKRFQITCGIAKGLLYLHHDSRLRIIHRDLKASNVLLDKEMDPKISDFGLARSFGGDQLEGNTKKVVGTYGYMAPEYAFGGLFSIKSDVFSFGILMLEIISGKKSRGFYYKNNGTTLIGYAWTLMKEGNAVEFIDKCLKDSYDSMKEILRCIHIGLLCVQQSPIDRPNMSSVVMMLCGGESVLPQPKPPGYFAHTDLWENHSSSSKLLPSCTFDINITDVEAR, encoded by the exons ATGGGGTTCACTTCTTTTCTCTTTATCTTTGTTGTTTTTAGAGTTTTTCTGTTTAGAACAACTTTAGCTGTAACTGATAGGCTTGGACCGTTGCAATTTCTGAGAGATGGCACAACTTTGGTTTCAAGTGAAGGAACTTTTGAACTGGGATTCTTTACCCCAGGCAGTTCAAAGAACCGTTACCTGGGAATTTGGTATCGAAACATCCCCGGTTCAACTGTGGTTTGGGTTGCAAACCGGTGTAAACCGATCAACGATTCCTCTGGATCGTTGACAATAAACAACACCGGAAATCTTGAGCTTTTGGGACAGAATAAGAGTGTGGTTTGGTCTACAAGCTCGTTGAAACAAGCCCGGGAACCATTGGCTCAACTCTTGGATAATGGTAACTTTGTTCTGAGAGATGAGAAAGATGAGAATACAGAGAACTATTTGTGGCAAAGTTTTGATTACCCTGGTGATACATTCTTGTCTGGAATGAAATTTGGATGGGACTTGAAGAGAGGTCTTAATAGGCGGTGGTCATCATGGAAAAGTTTGAATGATCCCTGTTATGGAGATTTCACTTATGGGATTGAATACGATTCACAACACCGTACGTACCCTGAACCAATACTTTGGAAAGGATCTGCAAAATTTTATCGAACTGGGCCATGGAATGGCCTGCGTTACAGTGGTTGTCCTGAGTTGAGACCAAACCCGCTTTACGATTACAAGTTTGTTTACAGTGATGATGAAGTTTACTACTCTTACACCCTCAAGAATAAGTCTGTGATCACAAGAGTTGTCATCAACCAAACGGCAAGTGCTCGTCAGCGTTTGACATGGATTGAAATTGAGAAAATTTGGAAGCCTTACTTTTCAGGCCCTAGAGACCAGTGTGACAACTATGGCCAATGTGGGGCAAATGCGGAGTGTATAATGACAGAGAGTCCAATATGTCGATGTTTAAAAGGTTTTAAGCCTAAGTCTCTACAGGATTGGAATTCGATGGACTGGTCTGAAGGGTGTGTAAGAAGTAGTCCACTGAGTTGCCATGATCAAGGGAAAGATGGCTTTTTGAAATTTTCTGGTTGGAAATTGCCGGATGCTCAACATACATGGGTGAACAAGAGTATGAATCTACGGGAATGTAGGGCTAAATGCCTCAGCAACTGTTCCTGCACGGCTTATACAAACTCAGATATCAGAGGAGAAGGCAGTGGCTGCGTCGTCTGGTTTGGAGATCTTTATGATATTAGACAATTTCCTTCCGGCGGACAAGATCTATTTGTTCGAATGTCAGCTTCAGAAATAG GAAAAGCAAGAGCTGATCTTAAGGTGAAGAGAACAGTGATAATTATAGCTATTCTGATTGGATTAGCTTGTGGGATGATTTTAATTGGCTTTTACATTTGCAAGTGGAGAACATTTTATG AGAGAAATGTTATTATAAGTGGAAATAAAGGCCAAGAAGAAGACTTGGATCTCCCATTGTTCGACCTACAAAAAATTAGTACTGCCACTAGTAACTTTTCAGAGGACAATAAGCTTGGACAAGGTGGTTTTGGACCTGTATATAGA GGTGTGCTGGAGGGAGGGCAAGAAATTGCTGTGAAGAGACTATCAATGTGGTCTGGACAAGGAGTCGATGAGTTCAAAAATGAAGTTAAACTAATTGCCAAGCTTCAACATCGAAATCTAGTCAAAATAGTTGGTTGTTGCATTCATGACGACGAGAAACTATTGATTTATGAGTATATGCCCAACAAAAGCCTTGACTATTTCATTTTTG ATCAAAGTCAAGGAAGACAATTAAAATGGCCTAAGCGCTTTCAAATTACATGTGGAATTGCTAAGGGCCTTTTGTATCTCCATCATGATTCTAGGTTGAGGATTATACATCGAGATCTTAAAGCTAGTAACGTGTTACTTGATAAAGAGATGGATCCAAAAATTTCAGACTTTGGCTTGGCTAGAAGTTTTGGGGGAGACCAACTAGAAGGAAATACAAAGAAAGTAGTTGGAACTTA TGGTTATATGGCACCAGAATATGCTTTTGGTGGCTTATTCTCAATAAAATCTGACGTATTTAGCTTTGGCATATTGATGTTGGAGATCATAAGCGGAAAGAAAAGTAGAGGCTTTTATTACAAAAACAATGGCACAACCCTCATTGGATAT GCATGGACTTTGATGAAGGAAGGCAATGCAGTTGAATTTATTGACAAGTGCTTAAAGGATTCATACGATAGCATGAAAGAAATATTGCGTTGTATTCACATTGGTCTCTTATGTGTGCAACAAAGCCCTATTGATAGGCCTAATATGTCATCTGTTGTTATGATGTTGTGTGGTGGTGAGAGTGTTCTGCCTCAGCCCAAACCACCAGGCTATTTCGCCCATACCGATTTGTGGGAAAATCATTCCTCCTCTAGTAAGCTTCTACCATCTTGCACATTTGATATAAACATAACAGATGTAGAAGCGCGATAA